From Primulina huaijiensis isolate GDHJ02 chromosome 15, ASM1229523v2, whole genome shotgun sequence, one genomic window encodes:
- the LOC140959080 gene encoding rhamnogalacturonan I rhamnosyltransferase 1-like translates to MKLVVNYSCRQEDSNENKKERLRPSDLSMMKFLGEAKVKKTMLLRACRGRMKLWILRAIAILSLWTCMIQLVAVGDFRGAKLLKDWPSYVSSPDKHTEESKSFVQPKVHLRPKRSYKNNGHLLVSCNGGLNQMRAAICDMVAIAKYLNITLLVPELDKTSFWADSSDFKDIFDVDHFITSLRDEVQILKELPSKLKSRVDLGKFYELAPVSWSNISYYHKQILPLLKKYKVVHLNRTDARLANNRLPLEIQKLRCKVNFHSLRFTSQIEELGRKILRRLNGPFLVLHLRYEMDMLSFSGCTRGCNTEEVNELTTMRFANSKWKEKVIDPKLKRKEGLCPLTPEETALVLTALGIDSNTQVYIASGEIYGGTRRLRSLKAAFPNLVNKETLLEASDLKFLKNHSSQMAALDYFVSLESDVFVPTYDGNMAKLVEGHRRYLGFKKTILLNRRVLVCLIDRYNDGSLNWDEFSAYVREAHSEDRAGSPKKRVSMENRPKEEDYFYANPEECLPPLDKMPRSL, encoded by the exons ATGAA GTTAGTTGTAAATTACTCATGTAGACAGGAAGATAGCAATGAGAATAAAAAAGAGAGATTGAGGCCTTCAGATTTGAGCATGATGAAGTTTTTGGGTGAAGCTAAAGTGAAAAAAACCATGCTTTTGAGAGCGTGTCGTGGTAGAATGAAGCTCTGGATTTTGAGGGCGATCGCGATTTTATCACTATGGACGTGTATGATTCAATTGGTGGCGGTAGGGGACTTTAGGGGGGCAAAGTTGCTAAAAGATTGGCCTTCTTATGTTAGTTCACCTGATAAGCACACGGAGGAAAGTAAGTCTTTTGTCCAACCAAAAGTGCATCTACGTCCAAAGA GATCATACAAGAACAATGGTCATCTACTTGTTTCTTGCAATGGAGGACTCAACCAAATGAGAGCGGCA ATATGTGACATGGTTGCTATTGCCAAATATCTTAACATAACTCTTCTTGTCCCAGAATTGGATAAAACATCATTTTGGGCAGATTCAAG TGATTTTAAGGATATATTCGATGTTGACCATTTCATCACTTCTTTGAGGGATGAGGTCCAGATACTCAAAGAGCTTCCTTCGAAACTTAAAAGTAGAGTTGATCTAGGAAAGTTTTACGAGCTAGCACCCGTCAGCTGGTCTAATATTTCTTACTACCATAAACAg ATTCTTCCacttcttaaaaaatataaagtagTGCATCTGAACAGAACTGATGCTCGGCTAGCTAACAACAGGCTACCACTCGAGATTCAAAAGCTGAGATGTAAAGTAAATTTCCATTCTCTCAGATTTACTTCCCAAATTGAGGAATTGGGTAGAAAAATTCTGAGAAGGCTAAATGGCCCATTCCTTGTCCTGCATCTAAGATATGAAATGGATATGTTGTCTTTTTCTGGCTGTACTCGAGGTTGCAACACTGAGGAGGTGAATGAACTCACTACAATGAG ATTTGCTAACTCTAAGTGGAAGGAGAAAGTCATAGATCCCAAACTCAAAAGAAAGGAAGGTTTATGTCCTCTGACACCCGAAGAAACTGCTCTAGTACTAACTGCACTCGGTATTGATAGTAACACTCAAGTGTATATCGCTTCTGGAGAGATATATGGTGGAACGAGGAGATTGAGAAGTCTGAAGGCAGCATTTCCAAATCTT GTTAACAAGGAGACATTGTTGGAAGCATCAGACTTGAagtttctcaaaaatcattcaTCTCAAATGGCTGCTCTGGATTATTTTGTATCTTTGGAAAGTGATGTATTTGTTCCCACTTATGATGGAAATATGGCTAAACTTGTTGAAGGGCACCGCAG ATATCTAGGTTTCAAGAAGACGATTCTCCTGAACAGACGAGTTTTGGTATGTTTAATTGATAGATACAATGATGGATCATTGAATTGGGATGAGTTCTCAGCTTATGTGAGAGAAGCTCATTCGGAAGACCGAGCAGGGAGTCCAAAGAAGCGTGTTTCCATGGAGAATAGACCCAAGGAAGAAGATTACTTTTATGCCAACCCAGAAGAATGCTTGCCACCGTTGGATAAAATGCCAAGAAGTTTGTGA